Proteins from one Dysgonomonas sp. HDW5A genomic window:
- a CDS encoding DUF5063 domain-containing protein, with product MGKELASNIVFSKNVVEFVTVAVQYCTFLENPENITSKEYTDKLTKLLPLLYLKASLLPEIEIEDEIYPEVTVTEDDYNYIVSKLYTAYKENDTYLEVFVEDMKYSDTPISASISEDVADIYQDTKNFISIYEQGIEENMSEGLYTCFENFKLYWGQKLVNVLRALHSLRYAIDEENMEDNGLDSDNIQEEW from the coding sequence ATGGGAAAAGAGCTGGCAAGCAATATCGTATTTTCAAAAAATGTAGTTGAATTTGTAACAGTTGCTGTACAATATTGCACATTCTTAGAGAATCCTGAGAACATTACAAGTAAAGAGTACACCGATAAATTAACAAAATTATTGCCACTACTCTATCTGAAGGCATCCTTATTGCCCGAAATAGAGATAGAGGACGAGATATACCCGGAAGTTACCGTTACCGAAGACGACTATAATTATATAGTTTCTAAGCTATATACAGCATACAAAGAGAATGACACTTACTTGGAAGTTTTTGTCGAAGACATGAAATATAGCGACACGCCTATTTCTGCAAGCATATCCGAAGATGTTGCAGATATATATCAGGATACTAAAAATTTCATATCCATATATGAGCAAGGGATCGAAGAAAATATGAGCGAAGGTTTATACACTTGTTTCGAGAACTTCAAACTTTACTGGGGACAAAAATTAGTAAATGTTCTTAGAGCACTTCATTCTTTAAGATATGCAATAGATGAAGAAAATATGGAAGACAATGGTTTGGATTCCGATAATATTCAAGAAG